From a region of the Dickeya poaceiphila genome:
- a CDS encoding endonuclease/exonuclease/phosphatase family protein: MHKKTYAIRYVAGQPVERIFQPSAMHYLKQQSAFSAPLIATEGFLRIMVWNIFKQQRTNWLSVLKHFGENTQLMLLQEAQSTPELIRFATTHYLYADQVPAFALPPHPSGVMTLSSAQPMYCFPLREREPLIRLAKSALITVYSLRNGRLLMAINIHAVNFSLGVEAYINQLETIGEQLKRHQGPVIMAGDFNAWSRPRVSALYRFVQRMGLDEVLFSDDQRRRTFGRPLDFVFYRELDVTNSSVLVTNASDHNPLLVEFDVA; the protein is encoded by the coding sequence GTGCACAAGAAAACCTATGCAATAAGGTACGTTGCCGGGCAACCGGTTGAGCGTATTTTTCAGCCTTCGGCAATGCATTATTTAAAACAGCAGTCTGCATTTTCAGCTCCTCTGATAGCAACAGAGGGTTTCTTGCGGATCATGGTGTGGAATATTTTTAAGCAACAGCGTACAAACTGGCTTTCTGTTCTGAAGCATTTTGGTGAAAACACACAGCTGATGTTATTGCAGGAAGCGCAATCTACCCCCGAACTGATTCGCTTTGCCACCACACACTATCTTTATGCTGATCAGGTGCCTGCTTTCGCACTTCCACCTCATCCTTCGGGGGTGATGACACTATCTTCCGCTCAGCCGATGTACTGCTTTCCGCTACGTGAACGAGAGCCATTAATTCGTCTGGCTAAATCAGCACTGATCACGGTGTATTCGTTGAGAAATGGACGCTTGTTAATGGCCATAAATATCCATGCTGTTAATTTCAGCCTCGGAGTAGAGGCGTATATTAATCAACTTGAAACCATTGGTGAGCAATTGAAACGTCACCAGGGACCGGTGATTATGGCGGGAGACTTTAATGCCTGGAGTCGACCTAGGGTCAGCGCGCTTTATCGGTTTGTCCAGCGAATGGGACTTGATGAAGTGTTATTTTCCGACGATCAACGACGTCGGACGTTTGGTCGGCCATTGGATTTTGTTTTTTATCGCGAGTTGGACGTGACGAATTCGTCGGTACTGGTTACTAATGCATCTGATCACAATCCTTTGCTGGTGGAGTTTGATGTTGCTTGA
- the mltD gene encoding murein transglycosylase D: MKTKAILIASVVLTGCQVPPNDTSQPRQHAQSLSSAGQGEAGKYTDGRETGARWLDDDSIAQRDLWNFIGDELKMEVPENTRIREQKQRYLKNKSYLHDVTLRAEPYMYWIVGQIKERKMPMELVLLPIVESAFDPNARSASNAVGLWQIVPGTGRNYGLKRTQWYDGRRDVVASTTAALDMMQRLNRMFDGDWLLTVAAYNAGEGRIMQAVKANKAKGRPTNYWALALPYETSTYVPKMLALSDILKHSRKYGVELPKPNENRALARVDLGQQMELTQAAELAGLSVTKLKSYNTGYTRDVTAPNGPHYIMIPKSHVGQLKDSLADGDIASIQPAKSVKPAGTTRSVGYKVRTGDTLSSIAKRMNVRTQDLQHWNHLKSNALKVGQTLQVAKVTTPVTAGVVAKNKSNSIIYQVRKGDSLASIAKRHGVNIADVMRWNTVIRDANLQPGDRLTLYVTRRESPDS, encoded by the coding sequence ATGAAGACTAAAGCGATACTTATCGCCTCAGTCGTGTTGACGGGTTGTCAGGTGCCGCCTAATGACACTTCTCAACCCAGGCAACATGCACAGAGTCTGTCTTCGGCAGGTCAAGGTGAAGCAGGAAAGTACACAGATGGTCGAGAGACCGGCGCGCGATGGCTGGATGATGATAGCATCGCACAACGAGATCTGTGGAACTTCATTGGCGACGAGCTGAAGATGGAGGTTCCGGAGAATACCCGGATCCGCGAACAGAAACAGCGTTACTTAAAAAATAAGAGCTATCTCCACGATGTAACATTACGGGCAGAGCCGTACATGTACTGGATAGTCGGGCAGATTAAAGAACGTAAGATGCCGATGGAACTGGTACTGCTACCCATAGTGGAGAGCGCTTTTGACCCAAACGCCAGATCAGCATCCAACGCCGTAGGGCTTTGGCAGATTGTTCCTGGCACCGGGCGCAATTACGGGTTAAAACGTACCCAATGGTATGATGGGCGTCGTGATGTTGTTGCCTCCACGACCGCTGCACTGGATATGATGCAGCGTCTTAACCGTATGTTTGACGGCGACTGGTTATTAACCGTAGCTGCCTACAATGCGGGTGAAGGGCGAATCATGCAAGCGGTGAAAGCGAATAAAGCGAAAGGCCGTCCAACTAACTACTGGGCGCTGGCGTTGCCATACGAAACGTCAACCTATGTGCCCAAGATGTTGGCGCTAAGCGATATTCTCAAGCACAGCAGAAAGTACGGAGTTGAGTTGCCTAAACCTAACGAAAACCGAGCGTTGGCAAGGGTCGACTTAGGTCAGCAGATGGAATTGACACAAGCAGCCGAACTGGCGGGTTTATCTGTCACCAAGCTCAAGAGTTACAACACGGGTTACACACGTGATGTCACTGCGCCTAACGGACCGCATTACATTATGATACCCAAGTCTCATGTGGGACAGTTGAAAGACTCGCTGGCTGATGGTGATATTGCATCCATACAACCGGCTAAATCTGTAAAACCGGCAGGCACGACTCGCTCTGTAGGGTACAAGGTTCGCACTGGTGATACATTATCCAGTATCGCTAAGCGAATGAATGTTCGTACTCAGGATCTGCAACACTGGAACCACCTCAAGAGCAACGCGCTGAAAGTGGGTCAGACATTGCAAGTTGCCAAGGTAACAACACCCGTGACGGCAGGTGTTGTTGCAAAAAACAAATCGAACTCGATCATTTATCAAGTTCGTAAAGGTGACTCGCTGGCAAGTATTGCCAAACGTCACGGTGTTAACATTGCTGATGTCATGCGCTGGAATACGGTTATCAGAGATGCCAATCTTCAACCTGGAGATCGGCTGACACTGTATGTCACCAGAAGAGAATCACCAGATTCCTGA
- the gloB gene encoding hydroxyacylglutathione hydrolase, which yields MDLISVPAFKDNYIWLLANDEKQCVVVDPGEAAPVLQALKNYGLLPAAILLTHHHNDHTDGVRQLKDHYPDIHVYGPSETKQCGVTHTVQEGDTITAVGSEFSIFFVPGHTTGHIAYYSHPYLFCGDTLFSAGCGRIFEGTAQQMFESLIKLADLPDETQVCCAHEYTLSNLEFAHHIWPEDMDIHDYLLKIRQLREKGESSLPSTLGQERRINIFLRYHDVDLKRKLSINSDTKGDWHIFAHLRALKDQF from the coding sequence ATGGATCTTATCAGTGTACCTGCCTTCAAAGACAACTATATCTGGCTACTGGCCAATGATGAAAAGCAATGTGTGGTTGTTGATCCTGGAGAGGCAGCCCCCGTATTACAGGCACTGAAAAACTACGGACTCTTACCCGCCGCCATTCTGTTGACCCATCATCACAACGACCACACTGACGGCGTGCGGCAACTGAAGGATCACTATCCTGACATACACGTTTACGGCCCATCAGAAACCAAGCAATGCGGCGTGACACATACAGTGCAAGAAGGAGACACGATTACTGCTGTTGGCTCGGAATTTTCTATTTTTTTCGTACCCGGACACACTACAGGACATATCGCATATTATAGCCATCCATATCTATTCTGTGGCGATACCTTATTTTCTGCCGGATGTGGTCGCATTTTTGAAGGTACAGCACAACAGATGTTCGAATCATTGATCAAGTTGGCTGATTTACCTGATGAAACCCAAGTATGTTGTGCGCACGAATACACATTATCGAATCTGGAGTTCGCTCACCATATTTGGCCAGAAGATATGGATATTCATGATTATCTACTTAAAATCAGACAATTACGTGAAAAAGGAGAATCATCCCTCCCTTCCACACTAGGGCAGGAACGGAGAATAAATATTTTTTTACGTTATCATGACGTTGATTTAAAAAGAAAATTGTCCATTAACTCGGACACCAAGGGGGATTGGCACATTTTTGCGCACTTACGCGCTCTGAAAGACCAATTTTAA
- a CDS encoding methyltransferase domain-containing protein produces MKPAQTSQKIVAPDNWKAIPWGEYYLHTLNRVLDPWWSRIFGFHLLKIGGLSTEIDSQMCTIPHQVNVSREPQAHVIAEPYQLPFIEKSVDACLLAHVLAYSADPHRIVREVDRILINDGWIIISGFNPVSLVGLGRLVPGMRQRQPYCSRMFSQMRVMDWLSLLNYEIVHHKSFQVLPWRQPEQGKWNNTLPLLGCLNLIVARKRTIPLTMTPTKTLLRKSPLNRPVGATKSYRSWHD; encoded by the coding sequence ATGAAGCCAGCACAAACATCTCAGAAGATCGTGGCGCCTGACAACTGGAAGGCGATACCCTGGGGAGAGTACTATCTTCATACTTTGAATAGGGTGCTTGACCCTTGGTGGAGCCGGATATTTGGGTTTCATTTGCTGAAAATCGGGGGATTAAGCACTGAGATTGATAGTCAAATGTGTACCATTCCACATCAGGTGAACGTTAGTCGTGAGCCGCAGGCACATGTTATTGCTGAACCCTATCAATTACCGTTTATCGAGAAATCGGTAGATGCCTGTTTGCTTGCCCATGTGCTGGCTTACTCCGCAGATCCTCATCGGATTGTGCGCGAAGTTGATCGGATTTTGATTAACGATGGTTGGATCATTATCAGCGGTTTCAACCCTGTGAGTCTGGTAGGGTTGGGGCGTTTAGTTCCCGGTATGCGTCAACGCCAGCCATATTGCAGCAGAATGTTCAGCCAAATGCGGGTGATGGACTGGCTGAGCTTGCTCAATTACGAGATTGTACATCACAAAAGTTTTCAGGTTTTGCCCTGGCGCCAGCCAGAACAGGGCAAGTGGAACAATACGCTGCCATTGCTGGGGTGCCTGAATCTGATCGTCGCGCGTAAACGTACGATTCCGCTGACGATGACGCCGACCAAAACCTTGCTAAGAAAGTCACCATTGAATCGCCCGGTGGGGGCGACGAAAAGTTATCGTTCCTGGCATGATTGA
- the rnhA gene encoding ribonuclease HI: protein MVSVSRTICRVIAVLISFVYVRLMLLTMNKSLPEMLKQVEIFTDGSCLGNPGPGGYGVLLRYKQHEKTLSAGYRLTTNNRMELMAAIIALESLTSPCDVTLSTDSQYVRQGITSWIHNWKKRGWKTAEKKPVKNIDLWQRLDKAIQRHTLHWQWVKGHAGHPENERCDELARQAANAPTLDDTGYQPE from the coding sequence GTGGTTTCCGTATCAAGAACGATTTGTCGTGTAATTGCAGTGCTCATCAGTTTCGTTTATGTCAGACTTATGCTTTTGACCATGAATAAGAGTCTACCAGAGATGCTAAAACAGGTTGAGATTTTCACTGACGGTTCCTGTCTCGGCAATCCTGGCCCAGGTGGATACGGGGTACTTTTGCGCTACAAGCAGCACGAAAAAACACTGAGCGCAGGCTACCGGCTAACCACTAACAACCGGATGGAACTGATGGCGGCGATCATCGCACTAGAAAGCCTGACCTCTCCTTGTGATGTTACACTCAGTACCGATAGCCAATATGTCCGCCAGGGGATTACCAGTTGGATTCACAACTGGAAAAAGCGCGGCTGGAAAACTGCGGAGAAAAAGCCAGTAAAAAACATCGATCTATGGCAACGGCTGGATAAAGCCATTCAGCGCCATACCCTGCACTGGCAATGGGTCAAAGGCCATGCGGGTCATCCTGAGAATGAACGCTGCGATGAACTGGCCCGCCAGGCTGCCAACGCACCAACCCTTGATGACACCGGCTATCAGCCAGAGTAG
- the dnaQ gene encoding DNA polymerase III subunit epsilon — translation MSTAITRQIVLDTETTGMNKLGVHYEGHKIIEIGAVEVVNRRLTGRHFHVYLRPDRLVDPEAYKVHGISDEFLADKPTYADVADDFLDFIRGAELVIHNASFDIGFMDYEFRLLGRDIPKTETFCTITDSLLMARRLFPGKRNNLDALCDRYQIDNSKRTLHGALLDAEILAEVYLAMTGGQTSLAFSMEAEGQQQAVQTETIQRISRPASALTVLYASDEELVAHEQRLDLIMKKGGSCLWRN, via the coding sequence ATGAGCACTGCAATTACACGACAAATCGTTCTTGATACGGAAACCACCGGTATGAACAAGCTGGGGGTTCACTATGAAGGGCACAAGATTATTGAGATTGGTGCGGTCGAAGTCGTGAACCGTCGCCTGACCGGACGCCACTTCCATGTTTATCTTCGACCAGACCGTCTGGTCGATCCGGAAGCCTATAAGGTTCATGGTATTAGCGATGAATTTTTGGCTGATAAGCCGACTTATGCTGATGTTGCCGATGATTTTCTCGATTTTATCCGCGGTGCGGAATTAGTGATTCATAACGCATCGTTCGATATCGGCTTTATGGACTATGAGTTTCGGCTGCTTGGGCGTGATATCCCGAAAACTGAAACCTTCTGTACCATCACTGATAGCCTGCTGATGGCACGCCGCTTATTTCCAGGTAAGCGTAATAACCTGGATGCATTGTGCGATCGTTACCAGATAGATAACAGCAAGCGTACGCTGCATGGCGCGTTGCTAGATGCCGAGATTCTGGCTGAAGTTTATCTGGCGATGACCGGTGGTCAAACGTCACTGGCTTTTTCGATGGAAGCGGAGGGCCAGCAGCAGGCGGTGCAAACAGAAACCATTCAGCGTATTTCGCGCCCGGCATCGGCTCTGACTGTGTTATATGCCAGTGACGAAGAGCTGGTGGCGCATGAGCAAAGGCTGGATTTGATTATGAAAAAAGGCGGTAGCTGCCTGTGGCGTAATTGA
- the speD gene encoding adenosylmethionine decarboxylase — translation MQKLKLHGFNNLTKSLSFCIYDICYAKTPADRDGYIAYIDEQYNANRLTEILSKTCSIIGANVLNIARQDYEPQGASVTILVSEEPMDPRDVDTSEHPGPLPNSVVAHLDKSHICVHTYPESHPGGGLCTFRADIEVSTCGVISPLKALNYLIHQLESDIVTIDYRVRGFTRDINGVKHFIDHKINSIQNFMSDDMKSLYHLMDVNVYQENIFHTKMLLKDFDLKHYLFNVSPEELSAEERKRITDLLYREMQEIYYGRNIATV, via the coding sequence TTGCAAAAGCTGAAACTACATGGCTTTAACAATCTGACCAAGAGCCTGAGTTTTTGTATCTACGATATCTGTTACGCTAAAACGCCAGCTGATCGCGATGGCTATATTGCGTACATTGACGAGCAGTACAATGCGAACCGTCTGACAGAAATCCTGAGTAAAACCTGTTCCATCATCGGCGCTAATGTTCTGAATATTGCCCGACAGGATTATGAACCCCAGGGTGCCAGCGTCACCATTCTGGTCAGCGAAGAACCCATGGACCCCCGCGATGTGGATACCTCCGAACACCCTGGTCCGCTGCCGAACTCCGTCGTCGCGCACCTCGACAAAAGCCATATCTGTGTGCACACCTATCCGGAAAGCCACCCTGGCGGTGGTCTGTGCACCTTTCGCGCCGATATCGAGGTGTCCACCTGCGGTGTCATTTCACCGCTCAAGGCGCTTAACTATCTGATCCATCAGTTAGAATCGGACATCGTGACCATTGACTACCGTGTGCGCGGTTTTACGCGCGACATTAACGGCGTCAAGCATTTCATCGACCATAAAATTAACTCGATTCAAAATTTCATGTCTGACGACATGAAATCGCTCTATCATCTGATGGACGTGAATGTTTACCAGGAAAATATTTTTCACACCAAAATGTTGCTGAAGGATTTCGACCTGAAGCACTACTTGTTTAACGTCAGTCCTGAAGAGTTAAGCGCCGAAGAGCGCAAGCGCATCACTGACTTACTGTATCGAGAAATGCAGGAAATCTATTACGGTAGAAACATCGCAACCGTATGA
- the speE gene encoding polyamine aminopropyltransferase codes for MSQKEIWYETLHANFGQYFSIEQVLYHEKTDHQDLIIFENAALGRVMALDGVVQTTERDEFIYHEMMTHVPLLAHGSAKRVLIIGGGDGGMLREVCRHRHIEQITMVEIDAGVVAFCRQYLPNHSAGAYDDPRFRLVIDDGVNFVNACQEKFDVIISDCTDPIGPGESLFTSDFYQGCARCLNDGGIFVAQNGVSFLQQDEAVNSHQKLSHYFSDVSFYQTAIPTYYGGIMTFAWASNNPALRAIDQNSLQQRFDSSEITCRYYNPAIHIGSFALPQYLLNALSAAR; via the coding sequence ATGTCCCAGAAAGAAATTTGGTATGAAACGCTACATGCCAATTTTGGTCAGTATTTTTCGATAGAACAGGTGCTCTATCATGAAAAAACCGATCATCAGGATCTAATCATCTTCGAAAACGCTGCGCTGGGCCGGGTAATGGCGCTGGATGGCGTTGTACAGACCACCGAGCGCGACGAATTCATCTATCACGAAATGATGACCCACGTTCCGCTACTGGCTCATGGTAGCGCCAAACGCGTGCTGATCATCGGCGGCGGCGACGGCGGTATGCTGCGCGAAGTCTGTCGGCACCGTCACATTGAGCAGATCACCATGGTGGAAATCGACGCCGGCGTGGTGGCATTTTGTCGCCAGTATCTGCCTAATCACAGCGCTGGCGCTTACGATGACCCGCGCTTTCGTCTGGTAATTGATGACGGTGTTAATTTCGTCAATGCCTGCCAGGAAAAGTTCGATGTCATTATTTCCGACTGTACCGACCCCATCGGCCCTGGTGAAAGTTTGTTCACCTCTGATTTTTATCAGGGATGCGCACGCTGCCTGAATGATGGTGGGATCTTTGTCGCACAGAATGGCGTCAGCTTCCTGCAGCAGGATGAGGCGGTCAACAGCCATCAGAAGCTGAGCCACTACTTCAGTGACGTCAGTTTTTATCAGACAGCCATTCCGACTTACTACGGCGGAATCATGACCTTTGCCTGGGCTAGTAACAATCCGGCATTGCGTGCCATCGATCAAAATAGCCTGCAACAGCGGTTTGACTCATCAGAAATTACATGCCGTTATTACAATCCGGCCATTCATATCGGCAGCTTTGCCCTGCCACAATATTTACTGAATGCCCTGTCAGCCGCCCGCTGA
- a CDS encoding YacC family pilotin-like protein has protein sequence MKHSALVLLLLSLLGFSSASRALNDFEAEDLADLTAVFVYLKNNCGYKDLPNEQIRRALVTFAQQNRWDLSNYNQFDMIAIGEASYRDLSGIAIPIPKKCQSLARNSLSLLANTQ, from the coding sequence ATGAAACATTCCGCGCTGGTGCTGCTCTTGCTCTCGTTGTTGGGCTTCTCCTCCGCCAGTAGGGCATTGAATGATTTTGAGGCTGAAGACCTCGCCGATCTGACCGCCGTTTTCGTTTATCTGAAAAACAACTGTGGTTACAAAGATCTTCCCAACGAGCAGATCCGCCGCGCACTCGTGACTTTTGCCCAGCAAAATCGCTGGGATCTCAGCAATTACAATCAGTTCGATATGATCGCCATCGGCGAAGCCAGCTACCGCGATCTGAGCGGCATCGCTATTCCCATCCCGAAAAAATGCCAGTCTCTGGCCCGAAATTCGCTCAGTTTACTCGCAAATACGCAATAA
- a CDS encoding ABC transporter permease, producing MFPLVTMIGMALSTPGDAVLALWHVLPIYGRNSLMLVVGCVIFSLLFALPLAWLMSHYRFTGQVWLHRALLLPLAMPGYLLAAVYGDMLGYEGPVKQTLYALSFDVDIVPQTFWQQVWMVTCASLCLALVLFPYVYLLVRTALMSQSVNLRQAARLMNHTHAQVFWRVVFPMTRPAIALGVVLMASEALGDYGISAYFSLQTITTAGLDLWRDKAQHGTAALLMSLLLPLVFLIWFQARRCRARQLRYQKIGSVCPKDLPVLRGWQCFLTVLFGGALVVIAFVVPVGRLVGWSMLSEAPLCSLPFLLALTSSVMAAACATLMVIGLAIVCSFDFQATGNPAYRNPLRWLNINRLLPSTALGMGLLVPFLGLDAWRASTSGVVDDPWAGSVLVLILAYCMRFSCLLIDRLQIHISRLPRAMNHVSQSLGYTSLQQVLWVYLPQLRHCLIVGVLLVFTESLRELNASLLLQPFEVETIATYVFRFMMDERLPLVATPALMLVGVGMIPLFGITRLMRMEG from the coding sequence TTGTTCCCGCTTGTAACCATGATCGGGATGGCATTGTCCACTCCTGGCGATGCAGTGTTGGCGTTATGGCATGTTCTGCCCATTTATGGGAGGAACTCGCTGATGCTGGTGGTGGGCTGTGTGATCTTCAGCCTGTTGTTCGCGTTGCCGCTGGCCTGGCTAATGTCACACTACCGTTTTACGGGTCAGGTGTGGCTGCACCGGGCGTTGCTATTGCCGTTGGCGATGCCCGGCTACTTACTGGCGGCGGTGTATGGCGACATGTTGGGATATGAAGGGCCAGTCAAGCAGACGCTTTACGCTTTATCATTTGATGTGGACATTGTGCCCCAAACATTCTGGCAGCAGGTATGGATGGTGACGTGTGCCAGTCTCTGTCTGGCTCTGGTGCTGTTCCCTTATGTTTATTTGCTGGTGCGTACCGCGTTGATGTCACAATCAGTCAACTTGCGGCAGGCTGCCCGGTTGATGAATCACACCCATGCTCAGGTTTTCTGGCGTGTCGTTTTTCCCATGACTCGGCCTGCTATCGCGCTTGGCGTTGTGTTAATGGCCTCGGAAGCGCTGGGTGACTACGGCATTTCTGCTTATTTTTCTTTGCAAACTATTACCACGGCTGGTCTGGATTTGTGGCGTGACAAGGCACAACACGGTACGGCGGCACTGTTAATGTCGTTGTTGTTACCCCTGGTGTTCCTGATCTGGTTTCAGGCGCGTCGATGCCGTGCACGTCAGTTGCGTTACCAGAAAATCGGTAGCGTGTGCCCGAAAGATCTGCCGGTATTACGCGGATGGCAGTGTTTTCTAACCGTGCTGTTTGGCGGTGCGCTGGTCGTGATTGCGTTTGTTGTGCCGGTCGGTCGCCTGGTGGGATGGTCGATGTTATCTGAAGCGCCGCTCTGTAGTTTGCCGTTTTTGCTGGCATTGACCAGCAGTGTTATGGCGGCTGCTTGTGCCACATTGATGGTCATCGGGCTGGCGATTGTGTGTTCGTTTGATTTCCAGGCAACGGGAAATCCGGCGTATCGCAACCCACTGCGTTGGCTCAATATCAATCGGTTGTTGCCCTCAACCGCGCTGGGAATGGGGTTGCTGGTGCCGTTTTTAGGTCTGGATGCCTGGCGTGCGTCGACCAGCGGCGTGGTGGATGACCCTTGGGCTGGCTCGGTACTGGTGCTGATTTTGGCCTACTGTATGCGTTTTAGCTGCTTGCTGATTGACCGGTTACAAATTCACATCTCCCGTCTGCCGCGTGCAATGAACCATGTCAGTCAGTCGCTGGGTTACACGTCTTTACAGCAAGTGCTGTGGGTTTATCTGCCTCAGTTGCGCCATTGCCTGATTGTGGGGGTGCTGCTGGTGTTTACCGAAAGCTTGCGTGAGCTGAATGCATCACTACTGCTGCAGCCGTTTGAAGTGGAAACCATAGCAACCTACGTGTTTCGCTTTATGATGGATGAGCGACTGCCGCTGGTGGCAACTCCTGCGCTGATGTTGGTGGGCGTGGGTATGATTCCGCTGTTTGGGATAACCCGATTGATGAGAATGGAAGGATAG
- a CDS encoding ABC transporter ATP-binding protein produces MATPEILAITSLSCGYPRLSVLENVNFSVHEGEMVCLLGASGDGKTTLLKSIAGLLPHQQGRIVIAGQKVGSPEQGGETSPAAVGMVFQDDVLFPHLTVMGNITFGLHGKSSEEVCTLAMDVVGLMQLETLTRSYPHELSQEQYQRVAIARALACQPKLLLMDEPFSSVDSQIRYRLISELRQILRQRRIATLFATSDREDAFAFADHLILIHDGGIVQQGFSADLYYRPVNRYVAGFMGNANYLSVKICGDRQWQSFLGEHQATRALKLPHGAQYDWLIRPQEIALALDEDGPGVIEDRLFMGNSNFYRVRVSELELQVQSGNWFEPGQPVRLSIRTDQPVLFPPESTVNSQD; encoded by the coding sequence ATGGCGACCCCGGAGATTCTGGCGATAACCTCACTCAGTTGCGGCTACCCGCGACTTTCCGTGCTGGAGAATGTGAATTTTTCCGTGCATGAAGGGGAGATGGTTTGTCTGTTAGGGGCAAGTGGTGATGGCAAAACTACACTGCTGAAATCGATAGCGGGTCTGCTGCCACATCAACAAGGTCGAATAGTGATCGCTGGTCAGAAAGTGGGGTCTCCAGAGCAAGGTGGCGAGACATCGCCAGCAGCGGTAGGGATGGTGTTTCAGGATGATGTGCTGTTTCCTCACCTGACGGTTATGGGGAACATCACTTTCGGTTTACACGGTAAGTCATCCGAAGAAGTGTGTACCCTGGCGATGGATGTGGTGGGATTGATGCAACTAGAGACCCTTACCCGTAGCTATCCTCACGAGCTTTCTCAAGAACAGTATCAGCGGGTGGCGATAGCCAGGGCGCTGGCGTGCCAGCCTAAATTGTTGCTGATGGATGAGCCTTTTTCTTCGGTTGATAGTCAAATTCGCTACCGTTTGATCAGCGAGCTACGCCAAATTCTGCGGCAGCGCCGGATTGCCACGTTGTTTGCGACATCTGACCGGGAGGATGCCTTTGCTTTTGCCGATCATCTGATTCTGATCCATGACGGCGGCATTGTGCAGCAAGGGTTTTCCGCCGATCTTTACTACCGACCGGTTAATCGCTATGTGGCTGGTTTTATGGGGAACGCCAATTATCTGTCGGTGAAGATCTGCGGCGACAGACAATGGCAGAGTTTTCTTGGCGAACATCAGGCAACCAGGGCATTAAAATTGCCGCATGGTGCGCAATATGACTGGTTGATTCGCCCACAAGAGATTGCGCTGGCGTTGGATGAAGATGGGCCGGGCGTGATTGAAGATCGGCTATTTATGGGGAACAGCAATTTTTACCGTGTTCGGGTCAGTGAGCTGGAACTTCAGGTACAAAGCGGCAACTGGTTTGAGCCGGGGCAACCTGTTCGGCTGAGTATTCGCACTGATCAACCGGTTCTGTTCCCACCTGAATCGACGGTAAATTCACAGGACTAG
- a CDS encoding GNAT family N-acetyltransferase has protein sequence MTSLSSSTADNVVTYKVNDPINVDQFIHLLNRTSLGPRRPLEQRDTLVGMLTQADLLVTAWRGDELVGVARSVTDYHFCCYLSDLAVDEAFQHNGIGQQLIEHTMRQLKPQCRLILIAAPQAVDYYPKIGFEAHPSAWHILASDFLALKG, from the coding sequence ATGACATCCTTATCGTCTTCAACGGCTGACAATGTCGTTACCTATAAAGTGAATGACCCTATTAACGTTGACCAGTTTATCCACCTGCTTAACCGAACCTCGCTCGGCCCAAGACGGCCTCTGGAGCAACGCGACACCCTCGTCGGCATGTTAACGCAAGCGGACTTACTGGTAACGGCATGGCGTGGCGATGAACTGGTGGGTGTGGCGCGCAGCGTAACGGACTATCACTTTTGCTGCTATCTGTCCGATCTGGCGGTGGATGAAGCTTTTCAGCATAACGGCATAGGCCAGCAGCTTATCGAACACACGATGCGGCAACTGAAACCGCAATGCCGTCTGATTCTGATTGCCGCCCCCCAAGCGGTGGATTACTACCCCAAAATCGGCTTTGAGGCGCATCCCAGCGCCTGGCACATTCTGGCGAGTGATTTTCTTGCGCTGAAAGGCTGA